The following are encoded together in the Daucus carota subsp. sativus chromosome 5, DH1 v3.0, whole genome shotgun sequence genome:
- the LOC108222093 gene encoding chitinase 2, with protein MIHHSSMIMKIPDMLLTLTMILALVLYNVDAVNSNLFREYIGAEFKTVKFSDVPINRTTNFHFILSFAIDYTTSSTPSPTNGKFNVFWDTDNLSPAEVSSIKKSHPNVKVALSLGGDTVGAKFAYFKPSSVDSWVSNAVSSLTSIIKQYHLDGIDIDYEHFKADPSTFAACIGRLIMTLKKNKVISFASIAPFDDDQVQQHYMVLWRRYAHLIDYVNFQFYAYDQQTNVSQFLSYFKTQMSNYKGGRILVSLTSGGSGGLSPENGFFTACKMLKARKQLHGIFIWSADDSKSQGFKYEKQSQALLA; from the coding sequence ATGATCCATCATTCATCAATGATAATGAAAATCCCCGATATGCTTCTCACCCTTACCATGATTCTTGCTCTAGTCTTGTACAATGTTGACGCGGTGAACTCAAATCTTTTCAGGGAATACATTGGAGCTGAGTTCAAAACTGTCAAATTCTCTGATGTCCCCATAAACAGAACCACCAACTTCCATTTCATTCTCTCATTTGCCATTGATTACACAACCTCATCAACTCCCTCTCCGACTAATGGAAAATTTAACGTCTTCTGGGACACTGATAATCTATCTCCAGCAGAAGTTTCTTCCATCAAGAAATCCCACCCGAATGTCAAAGTTGCGCTGAGCCTGGGAGGTGACACTGTGGGGGCTAAATTTGCTTACTTCAAACCTTCTTCAGTAGACTCATGGGTCTCCAATGCTGTTTCTTCACTCACCAGCATCATCAAACAGTATCATTTAGATGGTATTGACATCGACTATGAGCACTTCAAGGCCGATCCAAGTACATTTGCCGCGTGCATTGGGAGGCTCATAATGACACTGAAGAAGAACAAAGTTATCTCTTTTGCTTCAATAGCTCCTTTTGATGATGATCAAGTTCAGCAACATTATATGGTTCTCTGGAGGCGATACGCGCACCTAATAGACTATGTCAACTTTCAATTTTATGCTTATGATCAACAAACAAATGTGTCTCAATTTCTGAGTTATTTTAAGACTCAAATGTCGAATTATAAGGGAGGTAGGATTTTAGTGAGTTTAACAAGTGGTGGTAGTGGAGGATTATCGCCAGAAAATGGTTTCTTTACTGCATGCAAGATGCTAAAAGCTCGAAAACAACTCCATGGAATCTTTATTTGGTCTGCAGATGATTCAAAGTCTCAAGGATTCAAGTACGAGAAACAGTCACAAGCTTTGTTGGCATGA
- the LOC108221995 gene encoding chitinase 2 isoform X1, whose product MKAWNILLFTICFLYVPSSHAANSNLFREYIGAESDSVKLSDLPINSDVEFHFILAFAIDYTTDSLAPTDGVFNVFWETKNLGPHDIASIKDKHSNVRVAVSLGGDTVGSGHKHAKFTPKSINSWVKNAVSSLTTIIKQYNLDGIDIDYEHYDSNSNTDMFAECIGQLITKLKDDKVISFASIAPFDDGGEVQSHYLALWRKYGHVIDYVNFQFYAYDKLSVPQFLQYYNQQLHNYEGGQLLASFIIDGNIGLKPDDGFFEACKELKGQGKLGGIYVWCADESKNNGFKYEKKSQALLASS is encoded by the exons ATGAAGGCCTGGAACATACTGTTGTTCACTATCTGTTTTCTATATGTCCCTTCAAGCCATG cagcaaattcaaatcttttccggGAGTACATTGGAGCAGAATCTGACTCTGTCAAGCTGTCCGACTTGCCTATAAACTCTGACGTCGAATTTCACTTCATCCTCGCATTTGCCATAGATTACACTACTGATAGTCTTGCACCTACTGACGGTGTTTTCAATGTTTTCTGGGAAACAAAAAATCTGGGTCCTCATGACATCGCTTCGATAAAAGATAAGCACTCAAACGTCAGAGTTGCAGTTAGCTTGGGAGGAGATACTGTTGGAAGTGGTCATAAACATGCAAAATTTACGCCAAAGTCTATAAACTCTTGGGTCAAGAATGCAGTTTCTTCTCTGACCACGATCATAAAACAGTACAACCTTGATGGTATCGACATCGATTATGAGCATTATGATTCAAATTCGAATACAGACATGTTTGCAGAATGCATTGGACAACTGATAACTAAACTTAAGGACGATAAAGTCATCTCATTCGCCTCCATTGCGCCTTTTGATGATGGCGGAGAAGTTCAGAGTCATTACTTGGCCTTATGGAGGAAATACGGGCATGTCATCGACTATGTTAATTTTCAGTTCTATGCATATGATAAGCTGAGTGTTCCGCAGTTTCTGCAGTACTATAACCAACAGCTTCATAACTATGAAGGTGGTCAGCTTTTAGCTAGCTTTATCATTGATGGTAATATTGGCTTGAAGCCCGACGACGGGTTTTTTGAGGCTTGTAAAGAATTGAAAGGACAGGGAAAGCTTGGGGGAATATATGTATGGTGCGCTGATGAATCTAAGAACAACGGGTTCAAATACGAGAAGAAATCTCAAGCATTGTTGGCGTCGTCTTGA
- the LOC108219856 gene encoding histone H4 yields the protein MSGRGKGGKGLGKGGAKRHRKVLRDNIQGITKPAIRRLARRGGVKRISGLIYEETRGVLKIFLENVIRDAVTYTEHARRKTVTAMDVVYALKRQGRTLYGFGG from the coding sequence ATGTCAGGAAGAGGCAAGGGAGGCAAGGGTCTGGGAAAGGGTGGAGCCAAACGACATCGTAAAGTCCTCCGAGACAACATCCAGGGTATCACCAAGCCTGCTATTCGAAGATTGGCAAGAAGAGGTGGTGTGAAGCGTATAAGTGGACTGATCTATGAAGAAACTCGTGGGGTTCTCAAGATATTTTTGGAGAATGTGATTCGTGATGCGGTCACTTACACCGAGCACGCCAGGAGGAAGACGGTGACTGCCATGGACGTTGTGTATGCTCTCAAGAGGCAAGGAAGGACCCTTTATGGTTTCGGTGGTTAG
- the LOC135152910 gene encoding uncharacterized protein LOC135152910 — MVIEKRKVNGLGFDSEMSSKSRESMSTDEDEFLDDVFSDEEDDDDDEFNDCDSGAGSLLELGETGAEYVQVGDQTCSIPLELYDLSRFGDILSMDVWNDVLTEEERFDLTKYLPDMDQEMFMRTLKELFTGCNMHFGNPVDKLFKLFKGGLCEPRVALYRQGSIFFQNCNHYHHLQKYQNSMVTNFHQIKDAWANCKGYSIEEKIRVLNIMESQKSLMHEDMEDLDTDSEREESVDGMWNRRLMNQKVGQKISHYSEEKLSSAFGYSSREKQVALDTAHYERQNPKGTLKVTGSKKSASKESAGCYSAGRQGMKMKSSPYGLASISSRYDMASGNNSHAAVRMRNRVPDDNTDGEALYKVAVQSNRSFPNTSRKDDPANSKVLEKYENYRGEKYSDIFTGLPLSSKKDFSAYNRNRTVNQLSDIELLTANPSKSVFSHEYVNNLESPDNMQHLNVGQRVKFEKGHSSNLSLKGNRAELSDRGYPFRHGTAEDEHFSTDLSPTYGDLNVKSKSKFEKNSPDIKVNDRSGSGYRENSKHENRGAIANQDGRRVVPNVKRRKTFTSDSDSSEQYEDDNPLMRSKWAYPGGASGMKSVSFPKQAKFVKGDEKIDGCGDEISNIQKKMGFHGTHSYISEDNFSMKAKQKNKMDDIGRNFPGPGRMTGYNYDDDWGEWSKFGRNGHVQNEQSERILMASVPPYNVGRMEKIETMHGYSMADNEDDSLKSILAKHNNTSGKMQNKGKDIGARDRHFERSDMQLLECNSSMKKRKVKDDMMINVTEPNEIGTPEKGVSDLSSTVVLAGEDVESKSVKKQFTLITPTVDAEFSFSIIHLLSAVRMAMTTILPDDPVDMGKHNGNNNGVLKDDDEESKQEGIGGELSHLNRDIMNTERTTELNLPSLTVQDIVNRVKSNPGDPCILETQEPLQDLVIGVLKLLSSKSPPLGAKGWKAVLKYEKSTKSWSWIGPRSPSDQETTEEVTSPEAWGLPRKMLVKLVDSFANWLESSQETLRLIGSLPAPPLTLMQLNIDEKERFKDLRAQKSLNTISQSCDEVRSYFRKEEVLRYAIPDRAFCYTAADGKKSFVAPLRRCGGKLTSKAREHFLLKQDRPPHVTILCLVRDAAARLPGSIGTRADVCTLIRDSQYVVEDVSDAQVNQVVSGALDRLHYERDPCVQFDGERKLWMYLHRDREEEDFEDDGTSSTKKWKRPKKEAPDSSERGLVTVANNASIEGGQTQIEPSSNLIVDSTCMDEDKRVDHLYYNDGQNEVNLEGLDQPGIHYSSDLIVDPSGMVDHKMVDHLHYDDRHMEVNIGGLGLIGIRSGSGLNVDTSCMDDGRRVDHLQYSDKHMEVSIECLDQTGIHLSSEVRVDPLCIADNKRMDHLNYNDREMEVNIDGLESKQGIMDQGPPMVWQAHGLNSIQENSLLCIENSRPGDFDNRNLGR, encoded by the coding sequence ATGGTGATTGAGAAACGTAAAGTAAACGGTTTAGGATTTGATTCCGAGATGTCCTCTAAGAGTAGGGAGAGTATGTCGACTGATGAAGATGAGTTTTTGGATGATGTTTTTTCGGATGAGGAggatgacgatgatgatgaaTTTAATGATTGTGATTCTGGCGCGGGGTCTTTGTTAGAATTGGGGGAAACTGGAGCAGAGTATGTACAAGTTGGGGATCAGACTTGTAGTATTCCGTTGGAGTTGTATGATCTTTCCAGGTTTGGTGATATTCTGTCTATGGATGTGTGGAATGATGTTTTGACAGAGGAAGAAAGGTTTGATCTGACAAAGTATCTACCGGATATGGATCAAGAGATGTTTATGCGGACATTGAAGGAGCTGTTTACAGGTTGTAATATGCATTTTGGTAATCCCGTTGATAAGctttttaaattgtttaaaGGTGGGCTATGTGAACCACGGGTCGCGCTTTATAGGCAGGGTTCGATTTTCTTTCAGAACTGCAACCATTATCATCATCTGCAGAAGTATCAGAACTCGATGGTCACTAATTTTCATCAGATAAAGGATGCTTGGGCGAATTGCAAGGGATACAGCATTGAAGAGAAGATCCGAGTGTTGAATATTATGGAAAGTCAAAAGAGCTTAATGCATGAAGATATGGAAGACTTGGACACTGACTCAGAAAGGGAAGAATCGGTAGATGGCATGTGGAATAGGAGGCTGATGAACCAGAAAGTAGGACAGAAAATAAGTCATTATTCTGAGGAAAAGCTGAGTTCAGCCTTTGGTTACTCTTCTCGAGAGAAGCAGGTGGCACTTGATACAGCACATTATGAAAGGCAAAATCCAAAAGGGACCTTGAAAGTAACTGGGTCAAAGAAATCTGCATCAAAAGAATCAGCAGGTTGTTACTCTGCTGGTCGTCAGGGCATGAAAATGAAGTCAAGCCCTTATGGTCTTGCATCAATTTCTTCAAGATATGACATGGCATCTGGAAACAATTCACACGCTGCTGTCAGAATGAGAAATCGGGTACCAGATGATAATACTGACGGAGAAGCATTGTATAAAGTTGCTGTCCAGAGCAATCGGAGTTTCCCAAACACTAGTCGGAAGGATGATCCTGCTAACTCTAAAGTTTTAGAGAAGTATGAAAATTACAGGGGTGAGAAATATTCTGATATCTTCACAGGCTTACCTTTGTCTTCAAAAAAGGATTTTTCTGCCTACAATAGGAACAGAACTGTGAATCAGTTATCAGATATTGAGTTGTTAACAGCAAATCCATCTAAATCTGTGTTTTCTCATGAATACGTCAACAATCTTGAATCCCCTGATAACATGCAGCACTTAAATGTTGGGCAGAGAGTGAAGTTTGAGAAAGGGCACTCTTCAAATTTATCGTTGAAAGGAAATCGCGCTGAGTTATCAGATAGAGGTTATCCCTTTCGGCATGGGACAGCTGAAGACGAGCATTTCTCAACTGATTTATCACCTACTTATGGTGATTTAAATGTTAAAAGCAAGTCCAAGTTTGAAAAGAACTCTCCTGATATTAAAGTGAATGATAGATCTGGTTCAGGGTATagagagaattcaaaacatgaGAACAGGGGCGCGATAGCTAATCAGGATGGACGACGAGTTGTGCCAAATGTAAAGCGCCGAAAAACTTTCACTTCAGATTCAGACTCATCTGAGCAATATGAGGATGATAATCCTTTGATGAGGAGCAAGTGGGCTTATCCCGGTGGTGCCTCAGGTATGAAATCTGTTTCATTTCCTAAGCAggctaaatttgtcaaaggGGATGAAAAGATTGATGGATGTGGTGATGAAATTTCCAACATCCAGAAGAAGATGGGTTTCCATGGTACACATTCATATATTTCAGAAGACAATTTCAGCATGAAAGCAAAACAAAAGAATAAGATGGATGATATTGGCAGAAATTTTCCTGGACCAGGTAGGATGACTGGTTATAATTACGATGATGATTGGGGAGAGTGGTCCAAGTTTGGTAGGAATGGTCATGTACAAAATGAACAGAGCGAAAGGATTTTAATGGCATCCGTGCCTCCTTACAATGTTGGCAGGATGGAGAAAATAGAGACCATGCATGGCTACTCAATGGCTGACAAtgaagatgattcacttaaAAGTATATTGGCAAAGCATAACAACACTTCTGGTAAGATGCAAAATAAAGGTAAAGATATTGGAGCAAGGGACCGACATTTTGAAAGATCTGACATGCAGTTATTAGAATGCAATTCTTCGATGAAAAAGCGGAAAGTTAAGGATGATATGATGATAAACGTAACTGAGCCAAATGAAATTGGTACTCCTGAAAAAGGAGTTTCTGATCTATCTTCTACTGTAGTGTTAGCTGGAGAAGATGTCGAAAGCAAATCAGTGAAGAAGCAATTTACATTGATTACTCCTACTGTTGATGCTGAATTTTCGTTCTCAATCATTCATCTTCTGTCAGCTGTTCGCATGGCAATGACAACCATACTTCCTGATGATCCCGTGGACATGGGAAAGCATAATGGCAACAATAATGGAGTGCTgaaagatgatgatgaggagagTAAGCAGGAGGGCATTGGTGGGGAACTATCTCACCTAAACAGGGATATAATGAACACTGAGCGAACAACCGAGCTGAATCTTCCATCTCTTACTGTTCAGGATATTGTTAACCGTGTAAAATCAAATCCAGGAGATCCTTGTATTCTTGAGACTCAAGAGCCACTTCAGGATTTGGTCATAGGTGTTCTTAAATTATTATCATCTAAATCACCTCCTTTAGGAGCAAAAGGTTGGAAAGCAGTcttgaaatatgaaaaatctacAAAATCCTGGTCCTGGATTGGTCCACGGAGTCCTTCAGATCAGGAAACTACCGAGGAGGTGACATCTCCTGAAGCTTGGGGTCTCCCACGGAAAATGCTAGTTAAGCTAGTCGACTCATTTGCAAATTGGTTGGAAAGTAGTCAAGAGACCCTCCGACTAATTGGAAGTCTTCCTGCCCCTCCGTTGACATTAATGCAGCTTAACATTGATGAGAAAGAAAGGTTTAAGGACTTGAGAGCTCAGAAGAGTCTAAACACCATAAGCCAAAGCTGTGACGAGGTAAGAAGTTATTTTCGCAAGGAGGAAGTTCTCAGATACGCAATACCTGACAGGGCCTTCTGCTACACTGCTGCTGATGGTAAAAAATCCTTTGTAGCTCCCTTAAGAAGGTGTGGTGGTAAACTAACATCAAAAGCCCGAGAGCACTTTTTGTTGAAGCAGGATCGCCCGCCGCATGTTACAATTCTTTGCCTTGTCAGAGATGCAGCTGCTAGGTTGCCTGGAAGTATTGGAACAAGGGCTGATGTCTGTACTTTAATTAGAGATTCCCAGTATGTAGTGGAAGATGTCTCTGATGCACAAGTCAATCAAGTTGTTAGTGGGGCCTTGGATCGTCTGCATTATGAACGTGATCCTTGTGTTCAATTTGATGGTGAGAGGAAATTATGGATGTATTTGCATAGAGACAGAGAAGAGGAAGATTTTGAGGATGATGGGACGTCATCTACTAAAAAGTGGAAGAGGCCAAAAAAAGAAGCTCCTGACTCATCTGAACGGGGATTGGTGACTGTGGCTAATAATGCGAGTATAGAAGGGGGCCAAACTCAGATTGAACCAAGCTCTAATCTTATTGTTGACTCTACATGCATGGATGAAGATAAAAGGGTGGATCATCTGTATTATAATGATGGGCAGAATGAAGTCAACCTTGAGGGTCTTGACCAGCCTGGGATACATTATAGCTCTGATCTTATTGTTGACCCTTCCGGCATGGTTGACCATAAAATGGTAGATCATTTGCATTATGATGATAGACATATGGAAGTCAACATTGGGGGTCTTGGCCTAATTGGGATTCGTTCAGGCTCTGGTCTTAATGTTGATACTTCATGTATGGATGATGGTAGAAGGGTGGATCATTTGCAGTATAGTGATAAACATATGGAAGTTAGCATTGAGTGTCTTGACCAAACTGGGATTCATTTAAGCTCTGAAGTTCGTGTTGACCCTTTATGCATAGCTGATAATAAAAGAATGGATCATTTGAATTACAATGATAGAGAAATGGAAGTTAACATTGATGGTCTCGAATCTAAGCAAGGGATCATGGACCAAGGTCCTCCAATGGTGTGGCAGGCTCATGGCTTAAATTCCATCCAGGAGAACAGCTTGTTATGCATAGAAAATTCCAGACCCGGTGATTTTGACAATAGGAATTTGGGCAGATGA
- the LOC108222447 gene encoding chitinase 2, giving the protein MLTELSSSSLQHNIIYLHIMEFFKIVFALFSLQALLIASATQLASAPTSDIFREYIGAEFNNIRFSDVPINPNVEFHFILAFAIDYTTSSSPSPTNGKFNIFWDNDNLSASQVSAIKNKHSNVKVALSLGGDSVGDGSAYFSPSSVDSWVSNAVSSLTNIIQEYNLDGIDIDYEHFHGDPETFAECIGQLIKALKNNGVISFASIAPFDDDQVQSHYLALWKSYGHLIDYVNFQFYAYDAGTTVSQFMNYFETQTANYKGGKVLASFSTDGSGGLSPENGFFTACHRLKSKKELHGIFIWSADDSMSRGFPYEKQSQALLAISH; this is encoded by the coding sequence ATGCTCACTGAGTTGAGTTCATCAAGCCTTCAACATAATATCATTTACTTACACATAATGGAGTTCTTCAAGATTGTCTTCGCACTTTTCTCTCTTCAAGCTCTCCTAATCGCCTCAGCAACACAGTTAGCTTCCGCGCCAACCTCAGACATCTTCCGCGAATACATAGGTGCAGAGTTTAACAACATAAGATTCTCAGACGTACCAATAAACCCGAATGTTGAGTTTCATTTCATCCTTGCTTTTGCAATAGACTATACCACTTCATCGTCTCCTTCCCCTACCAATGGAAAATTCAACATATTTTGGGACAATGACAATCTCAGCGCTTCTCAAGTCTCTGCAATCAAGAACAAGCATTCAAATGTTAAAGTAGCACTGAGCCTAGGAGGCGATAGTGTGGGAGATGGAAGCGCCTACTTCAGCCCATCTTCAGTAGATTCATGGGTTTCTAATGCTGTATCTTCGCTCACAAATATCATCCAAGAATACAACTTGGATGGCATTGATATTGATTATGAGCATTTTCATGGAGATCCTGAAACATTTGCAGAATGTATCGGACAACTTATAAAAGCCCTTAAGAATAACGGAGTCATTTCATTTGCTTCAATAGCTCCATTTGACGACGATCAAGTCCAGAGTCATTACTTGGCTCTCTGGAAGAGTTATGGTCATCTCATAGACTATGTCAACTTCCAATTCTATGCATATGATGCAGGGACTACCGTTTCACAGTTTATGAACTATTTCGAGACTCAGACAGCCAACTACAAAGGTGGTAAGGTCTTGGCTAGCTTTAGTACTGATGGAAGTGGTGGTCTGTCTCCAGAAAATGGCTTCTTCACTGCATGTCATAGGCTCAAAAGCAAGAAGGAACTTCATGGCATCTTTATTTGGTCTGCTGATGATTCGATGTCGAGAGGATTTCCCTATGAGAAGCAATCACAAGCATTGTTAGCCATATCTCATTAG
- the LOC108221995 gene encoding chitinase 2 isoform X2, which translates to MKAWNILLFTICFLYVPSSHANSNLFREYIGAESDSVKLSDLPINSDVEFHFILAFAIDYTTDSLAPTDGVFNVFWETKNLGPHDIASIKDKHSNVRVAVSLGGDTVGSGHKHAKFTPKSINSWVKNAVSSLTTIIKQYNLDGIDIDYEHYDSNSNTDMFAECIGQLITKLKDDKVISFASIAPFDDGGEVQSHYLALWRKYGHVIDYVNFQFYAYDKLSVPQFLQYYNQQLHNYEGGQLLASFIIDGNIGLKPDDGFFEACKELKGQGKLGGIYVWCADESKNNGFKYEKKSQALLASS; encoded by the exons ATGAAGGCCTGGAACATACTGTTGTTCACTATCTGTTTTCTATATGTCCCTTCAAGCCATG caaattcaaatcttttccggGAGTACATTGGAGCAGAATCTGACTCTGTCAAGCTGTCCGACTTGCCTATAAACTCTGACGTCGAATTTCACTTCATCCTCGCATTTGCCATAGATTACACTACTGATAGTCTTGCACCTACTGACGGTGTTTTCAATGTTTTCTGGGAAACAAAAAATCTGGGTCCTCATGACATCGCTTCGATAAAAGATAAGCACTCAAACGTCAGAGTTGCAGTTAGCTTGGGAGGAGATACTGTTGGAAGTGGTCATAAACATGCAAAATTTACGCCAAAGTCTATAAACTCTTGGGTCAAGAATGCAGTTTCTTCTCTGACCACGATCATAAAACAGTACAACCTTGATGGTATCGACATCGATTATGAGCATTATGATTCAAATTCGAATACAGACATGTTTGCAGAATGCATTGGACAACTGATAACTAAACTTAAGGACGATAAAGTCATCTCATTCGCCTCCATTGCGCCTTTTGATGATGGCGGAGAAGTTCAGAGTCATTACTTGGCCTTATGGAGGAAATACGGGCATGTCATCGACTATGTTAATTTTCAGTTCTATGCATATGATAAGCTGAGTGTTCCGCAGTTTCTGCAGTACTATAACCAACAGCTTCATAACTATGAAGGTGGTCAGCTTTTAGCTAGCTTTATCATTGATGGTAATATTGGCTTGAAGCCCGACGACGGGTTTTTTGAGGCTTGTAAAGAATTGAAAGGACAGGGAAAGCTTGGGGGAATATATGTATGGTGCGCTGATGAATCTAAGAACAACGGGTTCAAATACGAGAAGAAATCTCAAGCATTGTTGGCGTCGTCTTGA